CGGCTCCTTGATACGGCCTTCAACCTCGACGCCTTCAAGGACCTGGCCTAAGTGccagcccggcggcggcagcaTGCTCCCgtccgtctgtctgtccatctgtctgtccctcGCTCgcctcccccctccttccttaACTACAGACCTTGTAAAACCCCACACTGGCGCCTGGAGTCCTTGTCTGGCTTGGGCCCGGGCCAGCGTTAGTGCGGCCGCGCTGGTGGGCGAGAGGGGCCCAGCTGCCCCGCCCCCCAAGGAACGGCTGGTCCATTGGGTGCTGTTCTGGGGGGGGTCCGGTGCAGTGGGtccagccccctcccagctgctcccatgCTCGTCTCGCACTTGCCCCTGCAGCCACTGCCTCTCTGGGGAGAGGGACTGGCCGCGCAGGACCCGGGCAGCTCTgggggtgctgcccccccccgcctgagacacacacacccctgctCCTCCACCTTCCACAGCACCCATGGGGTGGTTTCCCTCCCGCTCTGCCCgacactccccccccccgccccgagccccCGCAGCCGCTGGGCCGGTGCTGGGGGCCGTGTCCTCCCCTGGGGCGTGCGGGGGGGTGACCCCCGGCCGGGGCGCGTGTTCACCGGCACCTGTCACCACCGGGGCCTTCGCCCGGCGGGGTGGCCGCACGCActccgcccgcccccgccccccacgCGTGcttgcacacgcgtgtgcagcCTCTCGAGGTGGGGGGGCGGTGCACGCCCCCGCCGCCGTGTCGAGCTGTCGCACACCCGGTCGCGCATCGTGTCCCTGGCAGGTGGTCGCGCAGGCGCGCGCGCAGCCCTCGGCCCCGCCCCTGCTGTCACACACGCCTgtcacccccacacacacccccctccgCCCCTGCGGGCGCAGTCACGCACCGCGTCGCACCTGCTCACGCGCTGGTTGTCGCACGCTCGGTCGCACacgattccccccccccccccgcaccgtGTCACGCGCGCCCCCCTCGCAAACGCACAGCCCTtcgtacccccccccccaccccacccccggCTTCACTCTCCCGCTCGGTGTTCGGCTGCCCGCGcctggcggggcggggcggggcggggcagggcggccCGTGCATACTGATGAGCTCGCGGCCCCATtgtgcgcggcggcggcggcggcggtggcggcggcgcgcgctcggctcggcccggcccggttcggctcggctcggcccggctcggccccgcgcgccccgccccgccccgcccccgcgcgccccgccccgccccccaccccacccccccgcgccgccgccgccgccgccatggagCCGGGACCGCGCGCGGGCTGAAAATCCCGCGCAGCTTCCGCGCAGCCGCGCGCGCCCGGCGCCGCCAGGGCCATTTTGGGCCGTTCGCGACGGTGAGTGCGGGCAGcaccggggcgggcggggacgGGCAGGGACGGACAGCGCCGCGCCGGGCGGGTCCCTGTGCGCAGCCCCGCGCCGCGGCTGAAAATGGCCCCGCgggccccccaccccacctcgCGCGCCGtgcccgggggcggcgggggcggttGCCATGGCAAtgcgggggggcgggcggcccggcccggccccggggcctGTCCCTGCGGTGCCACGGGGCCCACGGCcgggaagggggaagggggggcggtgggtgcccggggctggtggcacctcccggaggggccggggcaggCTCGGCTCGGCGCGGGTGcagtcccgtccccccccccccgctcctccccgTGGCGGCTCCGTCCCTGCCgcccccccgcggggccggAGGGAACCGAAAGCGCCGGGGTGACCCCGCGGGCCCCCGCTGCCGGCCCGGGCTGGAAATACCCCGGGCGGCTCCTGGCCGGCTGCGGGGGGAGatgccggggcggggggccgcgtcctccccgcccccccggtCTCGCCCTGGAAAGTCCCCGCGGTTCCCCCCACCCGCGGCCATGGGGGAATGCCCGCGGCCccggggtgggcgggcgggagggaccgtgtgtgtgtgtgtgcctgtggtCTGTGCCCGCGGGGATTTtttggggggccggggggggcgctTCCTGGGGGAGCAcggacccccccctccccgccccacgGTGGGGGCGGGCGCGTGCCGGCCGGCTCCCCGTGCCAGGCCCGGGCAGAACGCCAAGTCCCGGTGCCGGAGGCCGGGCGGGGGCCGCGCGGGCTCCGGgcctccccccatccccttcctCGGCCCCGCCGGGGTCCCCTCCCCGGGGGATGGCCGCCCCCTCACCCGCCGTCTCCTCTGCCTCCCGCAGCCCCGGTGACGGTGACGCCGTCCCGCAGCGCCCGCCGCGGCCTCGGAGGACCCAGCCTGCGCCCGCCCGCCGCTGATGAACTCCATGAACCCCATGAAACCCTCCCTGCCGCCCACGCCCCACGGGTGAGCCCCGGCACCCCGGGGCTGCACCCGGCTGCCCGGGCCCGTGGCCTCCGTCCTTCGTcttaattaatttgtttttctttctagtgaTGGTTCATTTGCATACGAGGCTGTTCCTTGGCAACCGAGCACCAATCAGCCGGCGGGATCCCTCTCCGTGGTAACCACCGTCTGGGGTGTCAGCAACACCTCCCAGAGCCAGGTACCCGCAGCATCTTTGTCCCccaccccggggacccccccgcaAACGGGCACAGCTGCGCCCTGCCTGACACactgcccccccctcccaggtTTTCGGCAGCCCCATGGGCCCCGGGGGGAGCACCTCCAGCACCCCGCTGCTGCCTGGCATGGCCGGCACCGGCTCGGGCATAAGCTCGCCGCCGTTCCTGCCGCAGCAGCCCTTCGCCGAGGGAGCGCCCGGGAAAGGCTACGTGCAGCCAGGCGTCTATAGCCGCAGTGCCTACCCCAGCGGGCCAGGCTTCGCCGCCAGGTAAGACACCACCCCCCTGTCCTGGGGTGCGTCCTGCCACGGGGCCACCGCACGCcccttctctgcctctctgtTCTCCAGCTAcgccggcagccccggcgcACCCGGCGGGATGGGGCTCCCCTCGCATGCTGGCCGGCCCCCCGCCGACTTcacccaggcagctgctgccgctgccgtgGCTGCCGCCGCTGCCACAGCCACGGCCACGGCTACGGCGACAGTGGCAGCGCTGCAAGAGaagcagagccaggagctgagccagTATGGCACGGTAAGAGCCTGGGCGCGGCAGAGCCGAGGagccggcggccgcccccgccccacCGTGACCCCCCTCTCTCCCCGCTGCAGATGGGTGCAGGGCAGCCCTTCAGCAGCCAGTTCCTGCCCCATGCCGGACCCCGCGGCCCAACCGGCCTGAGCCCGGCTGGCATGGCGGGTGTCATGGCTCCCTCCGGCGTCTCCCCTGTGAGCATGAGCCCTGCGCGGGCACCTGGCGCCGGCCCCCTGTATGGTGGGCAGCGGATGCCCCAGCATGCCTACCCTGGCCCCCCTCCAAGCCAGCAGCTCCCCCGCCAGGGCCTGAAGCGGGCGTACTCTAACGAGGTGAGCTTCTGCACCGGTGGGGACCGCGGTGTGCCGGAACCCTCTTCTCCTGCCGGTGCTGACTCCCCCCTGGCCCCGCAGGGATACCCGGCACAGCAGTACCTCCAGGGCGGGCAGTACGCTCCGGCCGGTGCCCAGTATGCCCCCAGCGCTCCTCAGCCCTCCGCTCCATCCCCCTCCTACCCTggccacaggctgcagcagggcatgGGCCAGTACCTCTCCACCTCAGGCAACTCCGGACCCTATTACAAGGTACCATGGGCAGACAGCGGGCACGGGGTAGGGGGGCCGGGTGTCTGCCATCCCCTGGTGCCAGCCCCTGGCAAcattcctcctcctgcagccggCTGACCAGTTCAACGGGCAGAGCACCAGCTTTGGCACCTACAGCCAGGCGGCCGTCAACGGGGTGAGTCCCGGCACCGGGTGGGGTGGGGCGCAATgctggcctggcctggctgGGTGCTGAGGGTGCACGGTGCCTCCGCAGCCGGGCCGGTCGCTGCCGGGGTACCCCAGCTCGCCGCTGGCTGGGAACCCCACGCCGCCCATGACGCCGGGCAGTGGCATCCCCCCCTATGCGTCCCCGGGTCAGGACGTCAAGTCTCCCTTCCTGCCGGACATGAAGCCGAGTGTCACCTCCCTGCACCCATCGCCCTCGGGTAGGTGCTCCCGGCGTGGTCGGGGGcgctgccggggccgggggggcacATCGTAGAGACATACCCCCTTCCCATGCCACAGGGCGCTAGTGTGGGCCTCACTGCTGTCAGCGTGGTGGCCATTGCCCCTTTAAAGGGCAGGGTGCTGTGGGGAGGCCGCTAAGGAAAAGGGAGGGCCTTCAGCAAAGGGGGCGTGGTCACTGCCAAGGTTTCACGGCGGGTGTGGGGGGGGTCAAAGGCACTGCCCAATGAGAGGGGAGGTTGAGGTAGTGGGAGGAGCTTCCTGTGAAGGGGGCAGGACTGTGGGGGGGCGTCAACCAGAGGAGTGGTGGCTTTGGTGGGAGGAGTTTCTGTAAGGCTTGGGCCTCCTCGAGTAGGAGGAGCTTGTCTATGGAGGGGAACTGGAGGGGAGGGGCTTCCTGCACGGATAGGGTGGGGCTGTAGTGGGTGGGGCTTCTGGCATAGGGGTGGGGCTGCCTAGTGGGAGGAGCATCCTGCATGGGGTGGAGTGCCCTGGAGTGGGAGTGGCCTCCTTGTGGGGGCGGGGCTTCCTGCAGGGTGGGTTCTTAAGCAGTGGGTTGGGCTTGCCGGGGCGCGGGGGTCCCTGCTGACGGCGTCCCCGGCAGGGCCGGCCCCCGGGGAGGAGCTGCGGCTGACCTTCCCGGTGCGGGACGGCGTGGTGCTGGAGCCCTTCCGCCTGCAGCACAACCTGGCCGTCAGCAACCACGTCTTCCAGCTGCGCGACTCCGTCTACAAGACCCTCATGATGAggtgggggcggcgggggggcagggggctgcacGGCACGGCGTCGTACGGTGCTGCTTGGCGTGGCGCTGCACGGCCTGGCGCAGCACAGTGCAGTATGGCACAGCATGGAGTCGTGCTGCGCAGCGTGGGTTGTCGCAGCACAGCGCTGTGTGGTGTGGCGGTACGTGGCATGGTGTGGCTTGGCGCAGTGCCGAACCCTGTCATGGCACGGCTCAGCAAGGCACGGTGCTGGATGTGTGGTGGTACAGGGCTGTGGCTTGGCACCGCATGGTGCTGTATGGCACGGTGGTACGTGGTGTGGCTTGGCATGGCACAGCACGGCGCTGTGCGCTGCGGTGGTACCCATGTGCGGTTTGTTATGGTGCTGTATGGCGCAGTGGTATGCGGCGTGGCTTGGCACAGCATGGTGCTGTATGGCACGGTGGTACCTGGCGCAGTGGCTCGCGTGTGggcacagcccctgcctgcacccctgcccACACCCCTGCCCGCCCCACCAGGCCTGACCTGGAGCTGCAGTTCAAGTGCTACCACCACGAGGACCGGCAGATGAACACCAACTGGCCGGCCTCCGTGCAGGTGAGCGTCAATGCCACGCCGCTCACCATTGAGCGCGGCGACAACAAGACCTCCCACAAACCGCTCTACCTGAAGCACGTCTGCCAGCCTGGCAGAAACACCATCCAGATCACCGTCACCGCCTGCTGCTGCGTGAGTCACCGGGAGGGTCtcgggtggtggtggggtgggggcagtGGCTGGGGGCGTGGCTCAGCCCCTCCCTGTCTCTCCACAGTCCCACCTCTTCGTCCTGCAGCTGGTGCACCGGCCCTCGGTGCGCTCAGTGCTGCAGGGTCTCATCAAGAAGCGCCTGCTGCCTGCCGAGCATTGCATCACCAAAAGTGAGCGCCGCGGctggcacccccagcctgctgggtcctgggggatgggggggctgcagcatgGTGGGGGTAATGGGGCACCATGCCCAGATGCCACCACGGTGCCACCCCCATCCCTGCGTCCCCGTTCTGACCCTCTGTGCccctcaccccacccccaccccccccagtcAAGCGCAACTTCAGCAGCGGGACCATCCCGGGGACTCCGGGGCCCAACGGCGAGGACGGCGTGGAGCAGACGGCCATCAAGGTGTCCCTCAAGTGCCCCATCACCTTCCGGAGGATTCAGCTCCCAGCCAGGGGCCATGACTGCCGGCACATACAGGtaggggtggtggtggcagggggctggggagtgtcccccaccccatgtccccccccttCCTGCCGGCTCAGCCACAGCTCTCCCCCACAGTGCTTCGACCTGGAGTCCTACCTGCAGCTCAACTGTGAAAGGGGGACATGGCGGTGTCCTGTCTGCAAGTGAGTGGGGTCCAGCAGGGCTGTGCCTCGGTTTCCCTGCCTGCGGGGGGCAGGAGTGGGTTCCCTGCCCTCACCCTGCCCTcaccctgcctctccctgcctgcagtaAGACAGCcctgctggaggggctggaggtggaCCAGTATATGCTGGGCATCCTGATCTACATCCAGAAGTAAGtgtccctgctctgtccctggCCGGCACTGTGTTATTCCCGGGGGGCCGTGCAGCCAACCCGCCCCCCTGCTATCCTGCCACCCCCAGCTCGGAGCATGAGGAGATCACCATCGACCcgacctgcagctggaaaccCGTCCCGGTCAAACCCGACATCCACGTCAAGGAGGAGCCAGAGGGGCCGGCGCTGAAGCGGTGCCGAACCCTCAGTCCTACACACATGGTGCTGCCCAACATCATGGAGATGATTGCGGCCCTGGGGCCTGGCTCCACGCCCTTCCCGGCACTGCCGCCACCACCACCGGCGGGTGCCGCTGCCGACTATGGCGCCTCGGGTATGGGGGGACCCATGGGGGACAAGGACAGGCTCTGTCCATGTCCTTGacccctccccccacccaaccgcctcctttcctcccacaGGTTCCAGCTTTCCGGGACCTGGGGGCTTCCCAGAGCCATTCCCCCCCCCTGGCGCCCCTGGCACACCAACGCTGAGCGACTTCacgccgggacccccccccatctcctACCAATCCGACATCCCTGGCAGCCTCCTGGCCCCTGAGAAGCCCCCCGCACCCCCTCTCCCTGCACAGGTCAGCTGGGCTGTGGGTGGGGGGctcccccaccagcccccacATCTTCCCGTGGGGGGACCAGGGGGATCCTGGTGGAGGGAAGGTCTCACCGCTGCACTCTCCCCCCACAGCTCCCCCCACCAGGGCGGATGGAGCCGTCCCACACCCCGGTGCAACCGGGGCTGCACAACGCCCCCCCGGGCAGCCAGCCGGCACAGCCCCTGCACCACCGGAGTGCGCCGGCACGGccccccctgggaccccccggCCCGGTACACGCCGCCGACCTCACCTTCCCGCCCGCGCCCGGCATGGCCGGGACGGGTGACGGGTCAGAGCCTGCCCTCGACGTGAGTAccccggggggggcggctgggggTCCGGCTGCTGGTTCGGGACCCCGGCCgctgtggggtgggtggggaggagctgggggggggccggTCATCACACGCTGCcgcccccagctcctgcctgagcTGACGAATCCCGACGAGCTGCTTTCCTACCTGGGCCCCCCCgacctccccagcagcagcaacgatgacctcctctccctcttcgAGAACAACTGAGCCATCCgaccctcctccccccccccgaaccCCCCCACTCCATCACGGGGCCGGGGGGTGCAGCGCTGCCGTGCCCCTGCCTGCCGCAGAGCCGGTACCCCCGCCCCTCCAACAAGGGGGCTTCCCCTGAAGGGACGCGATGGGATGGACAGACGGATGGGCTCCGCCCCCCTATAAGCACAAGGCTGTACATAGTGTAGAAACActactgcccccccccccccccccccgtattTAAAGGCAAGTGCGTCGCTGCGGGGCTGGCCCGTGCCCCCTGTATAAATGTGCATATGCTGCTTCCCCTTGTAACATACACGCCCGGCTGGGGGGtgcggggctcgcccccccccccgccgtcgAGCTCCCTGTACCGTGTCCTTATCGCTATTAAAGGATTTCGTTTCGGCGGGGCTCACGCGTCGCTGGGCAGGGTTCgcactcccccccgccccgtgtcTCCTCTCCGCCTTCGCTCCTTTGTCACCCGGCTGGGGGGCTACCCCCacgcccccccaacccccccgaGCAGGGGGTCGCGGGTGGGTGGCTGGCGGGAtcccgccccctccccagggcgGCTGTGGCCAAGCCGGGCGGCGAGTCGTGCCCGCCACCGTCAATCATTAACcgcgggcagggcaggccccgAGCAGCGTGGCGGGAGGTGGCTttgcccggggctgggggctgggggaggggtCTTTGTAGGGCTTCTCCGAGGCGGGAGCGGGGTCCAGCTCCGGCGTGGGGCTGCCCGGGCCCGGCTCTAGACCCACGGCATGGGGCAGGGCGCCCCAAAGAGAGGCCGCAACTCCCGGCCCTGGATCGCAAGGCTGCTGCTAACCtccgcccagccccgctgccacCCTCCGGCCCTGGGACTGCCCCACATCTCTCGGCTTCAGCCCGGCGCACCGGCCCCACACGAGCCGCCCCCCCTCCGCCTCCCGCGCCAGCCCCATCCCCCCGCCTACCCCCACCCCACaggcaccgcgcatgcgcgccaCGCCCTGCCCAGCGCCAGACCCGCGCGCCCCCCACCTCcgcctttttctcccccctttcAAACGCGGCGCTGCCGATTGGTCATCCGCCCCGCCACTCCGCCACAAACCCAGCGGCCGTTGGCCGGCGCCGCGGGGGAGGCGGGCCCTCCCCGGCCTTATATAAAGGGCGGCGGGGAGCCCTTCTCCTTCTGCTGTGCCGCGCCCGCCGCAAGGAGTAGTCGTTGTAGCCGCGTAGCTCCCGCCCCGCCATGGCCAATCCCGTCGTCTTCTTCGACATCGCCGCCAGCGGCGAACCCCTGGGCCGCGTCACCTTCGAGGTGGGGGAGGGGTTGGGTGGTGTGGGgtggctgcggggggggggggcggcggcggcgctgagGAAGAGGGGGGCTGCCGCCATTTCCTCGCTGGGCGCGCGGGGCCGCTGTGGGGGGAGGGGCGGTGGGCACTACGCCTGCGCGGCCGGGGatggggggcggcggggggcccgCGCCGCCTCCACGTGGCCGCGGGCTCCCCCTGGGGCGGCGGGGGTGGCTCCCCCCGGCGACGGCGgcgggttgggggggggggaaacaaagGAGCCggcgcagcccccggccccaccgcccccgcccccaccgcccccgccccgggctgAGCACGGTGGAGGATGCGGCGCGGTGCCAGCCCAGGGCGTGTCGCCGCCCGCGGGCAGCCCCGCTACCGCCGCAACGCGTGTCCCGCCGCTCGGCCGGCGGGCAGCCCGGGCCCGTTAGCGGTGGCCTCGCCGCCGGGGAGGCCCCGCGCCACACCggtgcgggggggtgggggggtggccgTGGTGGCTTCTCCTGCTGCGGGATCGGGGCCGCGGCTGTCTGCGCCGCCATTTTGTCCCAGTcgttccaccccccccccccaccccgaacGAGGCTGCCCCTCCGCGGGCGGTAGCAGCCCCCGGAGTCGCCTGGTGCATCGTAGCGAGCCGCgtcccccccactccccccggGAGATGCTTCTGGGGCGCCCGTTGAGCTCCCGGGTCTCGGAAGGCCGGCGGGGAGCAAGAGCGGCGGCAAGCCGATGGCTGTAGGATTGTCACTGCTAAGGGAAAGCATTTAGCGCCCCGCGAAGCAGGCAACCAGGGGTGTGAAGCATCTCTGGCACGGCGAGGGACCGCGCTCCAGGAATCGCCGCGCTGCGGCTGTCGCAGAGCGCGTTCCCTGCCTGGCAGCGCCTCACCGTGCAGATGGCTGCTCGCCGCTCAAAATCCTCCTGGAGTAATTGGGAGGTGGCGTGCGCTCTGACTGGGAAGGCTCGAGTCAAAtaggtttttaatttaatccCAGCCTGCAGAACGAAC
This Buteo buteo chromosome 12, bButBut1.hap1.1, whole genome shotgun sequence DNA region includes the following protein-coding sequences:
- the ZMIZ2 gene encoding zinc finger MIZ domain-containing protein 2 isoform X1; this translates as MNSMNPMKPSLPPTPHGDGSFAYEAVPWQPSTNQPAGSLSVVTTVWGVSNTSQSQVFGSPMGPGGSTSSTPLLPGMAGTGSGISSPPFLPQQPFAEGAPGKGYVQPGVYSRSAYPSGPGFAASYAGSPGAPGGMGLPSHAGRPPADFTQAAAAAAVAAAAATATATATATVAALQEKQSQELSQYGTMGAGQPFSSQFLPHAGPRGPTGLSPAGMAGVMAPSGVSPVSMSPARAPGAGPLYGGQRMPQHAYPGPPPSQQLPRQGLKRAYSNEGYPAQQYLQGGQYAPAGAQYAPSAPQPSAPSPSYPGHRLQQGMGQYLSTSGNSGPYYKPADQFNGQSTSFGTYSQAAVNGPGRSLPGYPSSPLAGNPTPPMTPGSGIPPYASPGQDVKSPFLPDMKPSVTSLHPSPSGPAPGEELRLTFPVRDGVVLEPFRLQHNLAVSNHVFQLRDSVYKTLMMRPDLELQFKCYHHEDRQMNTNWPASVQVSVNATPLTIERGDNKTSHKPLYLKHVCQPGRNTIQITVTACCCSHLFVLQLVHRPSVRSVLQGLIKKRLLPAEHCITKIKRNFSSGTIPGTPGPNGEDGVEQTAIKVSLKCPITFRRIQLPARGHDCRHIQCFDLESYLQLNCERGTWRCPVCNKTALLEGLEVDQYMLGILIYIQNSEHEEITIDPTCSWKPVPVKPDIHVKEEPEGPALKRCRTLSPTHMVLPNIMEMIAALGPGSTPFPALPPPPPAGAAADYGASGSSFPGPGGFPEPFPPPGAPGTPTLSDFTPGPPPISYQSDIPGSLLAPEKPPAPPLPAQLPPPGRMEPSHTPVQPGLHNAPPGSQPAQPLHHRSAPARPPLGPPGPVHAADLTFPPAPGMAGTGDGSEPALDLLPELTNPDELLSYLGPPDLPSSSNDDLLSLFENN
- the ZMIZ2 gene encoding zinc finger MIZ domain-containing protein 2 isoform X2, giving the protein MGPGGSTSSTPLLPGMAGTGSGISSPPFLPQQPFAEGAPGKGYVQPGVYSRSAYPSGPGFAASYAGSPGAPGGMGLPSHAGRPPADFTQAAAAAAVAAAAATATATATATVAALQEKQSQELSQYGTMGAGQPFSSQFLPHAGPRGPTGLSPAGMAGVMAPSGVSPVSMSPARAPGAGPLYGGQRMPQHAYPGPPPSQQLPRQGLKRAYSNEGYPAQQYLQGGQYAPAGAQYAPSAPQPSAPSPSYPGHRLQQGMGQYLSTSGNSGPYYKPADQFNGQSTSFGTYSQAAVNGPGRSLPGYPSSPLAGNPTPPMTPGSGIPPYASPGQDVKSPFLPDMKPSVTSLHPSPSGPAPGEELRLTFPVRDGVVLEPFRLQHNLAVSNHVFQLRDSVYKTLMMRPDLELQFKCYHHEDRQMNTNWPASVQVSVNATPLTIERGDNKTSHKPLYLKHVCQPGRNTIQITVTACCCSHLFVLQLVHRPSVRSVLQGLIKKRLLPAEHCITKIKRNFSSGTIPGTPGPNGEDGVEQTAIKVSLKCPITFRRIQLPARGHDCRHIQCFDLESYLQLNCERGTWRCPVCNKTALLEGLEVDQYMLGILIYIQNSEHEEITIDPTCSWKPVPVKPDIHVKEEPEGPALKRCRTLSPTHMVLPNIMEMIAALGPGSTPFPALPPPPPAGAAADYGASGSSFPGPGGFPEPFPPPGAPGTPTLSDFTPGPPPISYQSDIPGSLLAPEKPPAPPLPAQLPPPGRMEPSHTPVQPGLHNAPPGSQPAQPLHHRSAPARPPLGPPGPVHAADLTFPPAPGMAGTGDGSEPALDLLPELTNPDELLSYLGPPDLPSSSNDDLLSLFENN